From Maylandia zebra isolate NMK-2024a linkage group LG11, Mzebra_GT3a, whole genome shotgun sequence, one genomic window encodes:
- the nr4a3 gene encoding nuclear receptor subfamily 4 group A member 3 isoform X1: MNKRTQLLEQLQFVQLKCTPRDMPCVQAQYGPAPPGSAYSGQSFSYQTESYSSDLMTPDYTKLDLGGGEISAAATTSLPSFNVFVDGSYEPKSSCLYQMPTHRPTIKKEEESYPTAPPLEAMSSSTMYFKQSPPSTPTTPSLPPQPGTSFLWGEEHPLAPSHPHSLPSSLETGPLKSPRFPHFYQHSPPHSGGSVGGYDSLGGGLVRTSSSSSSSSSSVSHPHVPPLEQPLYQLHRGAGSSSLAFRSLALGPCGPLLADSLPSPPPRGPQGEGTCAVCGDNAACQHYGVRTCEGCKGFFKRTVQKNAKYVCLASKNCPVDKRRRNRCQYCRFQKCLSVGMVKEVVRTDSLKGRRGRLPSKPKSPLQTEASPPSPPLSLLSALLRAYSHCTPRDLDYSQFSAADPPSSSSDVEHIHLFYRLLTISMETTRCWAERLPGFSELQRDDQNLLIDSAFLELFVLRLAHRSMLSEDKLVFCNGLVLHRFQCLRGFGEWLDSIQEFSAHLQNLNLDTSAFACLAALVLLTEQIPGLKDSKRVEELQNKVICCLRDHLGCSPSSSSSKAAPSLSRILGIREELRSQRTQGLQRIFYLKLEDLVAPPPLIDRFLDTLPY; this comes from the exons ATGAACAAGCGCACTCAGTTATTGGAACAGCTGCAGTTTGTCCAGTTGAAATGCACACCTCGAG ATATGCCCTGTGTGCAGGCTCAGTACGGGCCGGCCCCTCCAGGCTCAGCCTACTCTGGCCAGTCCTTCAGCTACCAGACTGAAAGCTACAGCTCTGACCTCATGACCCCCGACTACACCAAGCTGGACCTGGGTGGGGGTGAGATCTCTGCAGCTGCCACCACCTCTCTCCCAAGCTTCAATGTCTTTGTGGACGGAAGCTACGAGCCTAAGTCCTCGTGCCTCTACCAGATGCCCACGCACAGGCCCACCAtcaaaaaggaggaggagagctaCCCAACTGCCCCACCCCTGGAGGCCATGTCCTCCTCCACCATGTACTTTAAACAGTCTCCCCCTTCCACTCCGACCACCCCGTCTCTGCCACCCCAGCCGGGCACCTCCTTCCTGTGGGGGGAGGAGCACCCCCTGGCTCCTTCTCACCCTCACTCTCTACCTTCCAGCCTGGAGACCGGCCCCCTCAAGTCCCCCCGTTTTCCGCACTTCTACCAGCATTCACCGCCCCACAGTGGAGGCAGCGTCGGCGGTTATGATAGCCTGGGAGGAGGGCTGGTTCgcacctcttcttcctcctcttcctcctcctcatcagtTTCCCATCCTCACGTCCCACCCCTGGAGCAGCCTCTGTACCAGCTGCACCGCGGAGCAGGGAGCAGCAGCCTCGCCTTTCGCTCCCTGGCACTTGGACCTTGTGGCCCTCTACTAGCAGACAGCTTGCCCTCTCCACCCCCGCGTGGCCCACAGGGAGAGGGAACCTGCGCGGTGTGTGGAGACAATGCGGCTTGCCAGCACTACGGCGTACGCACATGTGAGGGCTGCAAAGGCTTcttcaag CGCACCGTGCAGAAAAACGCCAAGTATGTCTGTCTGGCCAGTAAGAACTGTCCTGTGGACAAGAGGAGACGCAACCGCTGCCAGTACTGCCGCTTTCAGAAGTGTCTGAGCGTGGGGATGGTGAAGGAAG TGGTGCGTACTGACAGCTTGAAGGGGCGCAGAGGTCGTCTGCCTTCCAAACCAAAGAGCCCCCTGCAGACGGAGGCATCTCCTCCTTCTCCacccctcagcctcctctctgctctgctcAGGGCTTATTCTCACTGCACACCTCGTGACCTTGACTACAGCCAG TTCAGCGCTGCCGACCCGCCATCCTCCTCCTCGGACGTCGAACACATCCACCTCTTCTACAGGCTACTCACCATCTCGATGGAGACCACAAGGTGCTGGGCGGAGAGGCTGCCCGGCTTCTCCGAGCTTCAGCGTGACGATCAGAACCTGCTCATAGACTCCGCCTTCCTGGAGCTGTTTGTGCTGCGATTGGCTCACAG ATCGATGCTGTCGGAGGATAAACTAGTGTTCTGTAACGGCTTGGTGCTGCACAGGTTCCAGTGCCTTCGTGGGTTCGGAGAGTGGCTGGACTCCATCCAGGAATTTTCCGCTCACCTCCAGAACCTAAATCTGGATACCTCTGCCTTCGCCTGCCTGGCCGCCCTTGTGCTGCTCACAG AGCAAATCCCCGGTCTGAAGGACTCAAAGCGGGTTGAGGAGTTGCAGAATAAAGTGATCTGTTGTCTCAGAGACCACCTGGGCTGCAGTCCTTCATCCTCCTCGTCCAAAGCCGCTCCTTCTCTGAGTCGTATTTTGGGTATAAGGGAAGAGCTTCGTTCCCAGAGGACCCAAGGCCTTCAGCGAATCTTCTAcctgaagctggaggatctgGTAGCGCCTCCGCCACTGATTGACAGGTTCCTGGACACTCTGCCCTACTGA
- the nr4a3 gene encoding nuclear receptor subfamily 4 group A member 3 isoform X2 — translation MPCVQAQYGPAPPGSAYSGQSFSYQTESYSSDLMTPDYTKLDLGGGEISAAATTSLPSFNVFVDGSYEPKSSCLYQMPTHRPTIKKEEESYPTAPPLEAMSSSTMYFKQSPPSTPTTPSLPPQPGTSFLWGEEHPLAPSHPHSLPSSLETGPLKSPRFPHFYQHSPPHSGGSVGGYDSLGGGLVRTSSSSSSSSSSVSHPHVPPLEQPLYQLHRGAGSSSLAFRSLALGPCGPLLADSLPSPPPRGPQGEGTCAVCGDNAACQHYGVRTCEGCKGFFKRTVQKNAKYVCLASKNCPVDKRRRNRCQYCRFQKCLSVGMVKEVVRTDSLKGRRGRLPSKPKSPLQTEASPPSPPLSLLSALLRAYSHCTPRDLDYSQFSAADPPSSSSDVEHIHLFYRLLTISMETTRCWAERLPGFSELQRDDQNLLIDSAFLELFVLRLAHRSMLSEDKLVFCNGLVLHRFQCLRGFGEWLDSIQEFSAHLQNLNLDTSAFACLAALVLLTEQIPGLKDSKRVEELQNKVICCLRDHLGCSPSSSSSKAAPSLSRILGIREELRSQRTQGLQRIFYLKLEDLVAPPPLIDRFLDTLPY, via the exons ATGCCCTGTGTGCAGGCTCAGTACGGGCCGGCCCCTCCAGGCTCAGCCTACTCTGGCCAGTCCTTCAGCTACCAGACTGAAAGCTACAGCTCTGACCTCATGACCCCCGACTACACCAAGCTGGACCTGGGTGGGGGTGAGATCTCTGCAGCTGCCACCACCTCTCTCCCAAGCTTCAATGTCTTTGTGGACGGAAGCTACGAGCCTAAGTCCTCGTGCCTCTACCAGATGCCCACGCACAGGCCCACCAtcaaaaaggaggaggagagctaCCCAACTGCCCCACCCCTGGAGGCCATGTCCTCCTCCACCATGTACTTTAAACAGTCTCCCCCTTCCACTCCGACCACCCCGTCTCTGCCACCCCAGCCGGGCACCTCCTTCCTGTGGGGGGAGGAGCACCCCCTGGCTCCTTCTCACCCTCACTCTCTACCTTCCAGCCTGGAGACCGGCCCCCTCAAGTCCCCCCGTTTTCCGCACTTCTACCAGCATTCACCGCCCCACAGTGGAGGCAGCGTCGGCGGTTATGATAGCCTGGGAGGAGGGCTGGTTCgcacctcttcttcctcctcttcctcctcctcatcagtTTCCCATCCTCACGTCCCACCCCTGGAGCAGCCTCTGTACCAGCTGCACCGCGGAGCAGGGAGCAGCAGCCTCGCCTTTCGCTCCCTGGCACTTGGACCTTGTGGCCCTCTACTAGCAGACAGCTTGCCCTCTCCACCCCCGCGTGGCCCACAGGGAGAGGGAACCTGCGCGGTGTGTGGAGACAATGCGGCTTGCCAGCACTACGGCGTACGCACATGTGAGGGCTGCAAAGGCTTcttcaag CGCACCGTGCAGAAAAACGCCAAGTATGTCTGTCTGGCCAGTAAGAACTGTCCTGTGGACAAGAGGAGACGCAACCGCTGCCAGTACTGCCGCTTTCAGAAGTGTCTGAGCGTGGGGATGGTGAAGGAAG TGGTGCGTACTGACAGCTTGAAGGGGCGCAGAGGTCGTCTGCCTTCCAAACCAAAGAGCCCCCTGCAGACGGAGGCATCTCCTCCTTCTCCacccctcagcctcctctctgctctgctcAGGGCTTATTCTCACTGCACACCTCGTGACCTTGACTACAGCCAG TTCAGCGCTGCCGACCCGCCATCCTCCTCCTCGGACGTCGAACACATCCACCTCTTCTACAGGCTACTCACCATCTCGATGGAGACCACAAGGTGCTGGGCGGAGAGGCTGCCCGGCTTCTCCGAGCTTCAGCGTGACGATCAGAACCTGCTCATAGACTCCGCCTTCCTGGAGCTGTTTGTGCTGCGATTGGCTCACAG ATCGATGCTGTCGGAGGATAAACTAGTGTTCTGTAACGGCTTGGTGCTGCACAGGTTCCAGTGCCTTCGTGGGTTCGGAGAGTGGCTGGACTCCATCCAGGAATTTTCCGCTCACCTCCAGAACCTAAATCTGGATACCTCTGCCTTCGCCTGCCTGGCCGCCCTTGTGCTGCTCACAG AGCAAATCCCCGGTCTGAAGGACTCAAAGCGGGTTGAGGAGTTGCAGAATAAAGTGATCTGTTGTCTCAGAGACCACCTGGGCTGCAGTCCTTCATCCTCCTCGTCCAAAGCCGCTCCTTCTCTGAGTCGTATTTTGGGTATAAGGGAAGAGCTTCGTTCCCAGAGGACCCAAGGCCTTCAGCGAATCTTCTAcctgaagctggaggatctgGTAGCGCCTCCGCCACTGATTGACAGGTTCCTGGACACTCTGCCCTACTGA